In Merismopedia glauca CCAP 1448/3, a single window of DNA contains:
- a CDS encoding tyrosine-type recombinase/integrase: MVPVKSLVLLEPTPLTLHPAAVYLDSLAPGSKATMTQALNTIAKLLTSDRCDAMTLDWAALRYQHTAAIHSALRRKYAPATANKMLCALRRVLHIAFKLDLIDGQSYQKAVDLPQIKSKTQLRGRALTTDEITALIRVCETDPSLMGARDRALIAILRCGLRRAEVVALRLSDFDPFTGRLQIIQGKGAKDRTVYLPHKEIIAITQWLNRRTRRPGPLLLPIRKGGQLQWKPISPQAILTILQKRAEQAKIIHFSPHDLRRTFCSDLLDAGVDLVTVQQLAGHASPATTAKYDRRGEETKRQAMQKLN, translated from the coding sequence ATGGTTCCAGTCAAGTCGCTGGTTCTACTAGAGCCTACCCCATTAACCCTCCATCCGGCGGCAGTGTATCTAGATTCATTAGCCCCAGGCTCCAAGGCGACCATGACACAAGCTTTAAATACCATCGCCAAATTGCTCACCTCAGACCGTTGCGATGCCATGACCTTAGATTGGGCAGCCTTAAGATACCAACATACTGCCGCTATCCATTCAGCTTTGAGACGCAAGTACGCCCCAGCCACAGCTAATAAAATGCTCTGTGCTTTGAGAAGAGTCTTGCACATTGCCTTTAAATTGGATTTAATTGACGGTCAAAGCTATCAAAAAGCCGTAGATCTACCCCAAATTAAGTCTAAAACTCAACTCAGGGGACGGGCGCTAACAACCGATGAAATTACAGCTTTAATTAGAGTTTGTGAAACTGACCCCTCCTTAATGGGAGCTAGGGATCGGGCATTAATCGCTATCTTGCGCTGCGGCTTGCGACGAGCCGAAGTCGTAGCCTTGCGCTTGAGTGATTTTGACCCCTTCACTGGGAGATTACAGATTATTCAGGGCAAAGGAGCCAAAGACCGCACCGTTTACTTACCACATAAAGAAATTATCGCCATCACACAGTGGTTGAATCGCCGCACCAGAAGACCTGGACCATTATTATTGCCCATTCGCAAAGGAGGTCAACTTCAGTGGAAGCCAATCAGTCCCCAAGCCATATTAACCATTCTCCAGAAACGGGCAGAACAAGCGAAAATTATCCACTTTAGTCCCCACGACTTGAGAAGGACGTTTTGTTCTGATTTATTAGATGCTGGAGTAGATCTAGTCACGGTGCAGCAGCTAGCCGGACACGCTTCTCCGGCAACTACAGCCAAATACGATCGCCGGGGGGAGGAAACCAAGAGACAGGCGATGCAAAAGTTGAATTAA